Proteins encoded within one genomic window of Canis lupus baileyi chromosome 36, mCanLup2.hap1, whole genome shotgun sequence:
- the CATIP gene encoding ciliogenesis-associated TTC17-interacting protein isoform X4: MEVDVWPQRFTCSGRFTYVASGNMWSFVTSSSPSAYPQGHRAKDHQSPAQGSLAAPEANAEAIHFLSNLRYLSWKLHIMEQHSQEFIKFHILPMEHKMSLVKQDDQLTMTRSVKEGEEMKTEVTFFPGSSTVGFISQAANLVLLRVMAWRQTVPNNACFLALDTEGKLCYSTYQALGFQTIEVDRQQVRVFIVEQTVHSVKGVPSSCQFYLLSDGHLAKRIQVGSPGYCMIPKMPVLREKEEIEPRPVFGKKPLVWEEDLELSSRFLDRKEELRVRHAGYLRQHPEARALVADFLLFLLLRQPRDVVAFAAEHFGPFASRRPPPPALRSSTRRSPFRSPSPGRPPA, from the exons ATGGAGGTAGATGTGTGGCCGCAAAG ATTTACCTGCTCTGGACGTTTCACATACGTGGCATCAggcaatatgtggtcttttgtgaccaGCTCCTCTCCCTCGGCATATCCTCAAG GCCACAGAGCCAAGGACCACCAGTCTCCAGCCCAAGGGAGCCTGGCAGCCCCAGAGGCCAATGCTGAAGCCATCCACTTCCTCAGCAACCTCC GTTACCTCTCGTGGAAACTGCATATCATGGAGCAACATAGTCAGGAGTTCATCAAG TTTCACATCCTCCCCATGGAGCACAAGATGAGTTTGGTGAAGCAGGATGACCAGCTGACCATGACCAGGAGCGTCAAGGAGGGTGAG GAAATGAAGACCGAAGTGACTTTTTTCCCGGGGAGCTCAACCGTAGGCTTCATCTCCCAGGCTGCCAACCTGGTGTTGCTGAGGGTGATGGCCTGGCGGCAGACGGTGCCCAACAATGCCTGCTTCCTGGCCTTGGACACGGAGGGCAAACTGTGCTACTCCACTTAC CAAGCCCTGGGCTTCCAGACCATTGAAGTGGACCGCCAGCAGGTGCGAGTGTTCATCGTGGAGCAGACCGTCCACTCGGTGAAAGGCGTCCCCAGCTCCTGCCAGTTTTACCTGCTCTCGGACGG GCACTTGGCCAAGAGAATCCAGGTGGGTTCCCCCGGCTACTGCATGATCCCCAAGATGCCTGTCTTGAGGGAGAAGG AGGAGATTGAGCCCCGCCCCGTATTTGGGAAGAAGCCCCTGGTGTGGGAGGAGGATCTGGAGCTCTCCTCGAGGTTCCTGGACCGGAAG GAGGAGCTCCGCGTCAGGCACGCCGGCTACCTGCGGCAACACCCCGAGGCCCGGGCGCTGGTCGCCGACTTCCTGCTCTTCCTGCTGCTGCGCCAGCCCCGCGACGTGGTCGCCTTCGCCGCCGAGCACTTCGGGCCCTTCGCgagccgccgcccgccgccgcccgccctgcGCTCCTCCACGCGGCGCAGCCCCTTCCGCTCGCCGAGCCCGGGGCGCCCCCCCGCCTAG
- the CATIP gene encoding ciliogenesis-associated TTC17-interacting protein isoform X1: MEVDVWPQRFTCSGRFTYVASGNMWSFVTSSSPSAYPQGHRAKDHQSPAQGSLAAPEANAEAIHFLSNLQQEELQMLMFSETLAMVSDTGEPEGELTIEVQRGKYKDELGVMSSCVLVHAFSRGFMDRMLCGNSLLGYLSWKLHIMEQHSQEFIKFHILPMEHKMSLVKQDDQLTMTRSVKEGEEMKTEVTFFPGSSTVGFISQAANLVLLRVMAWRQTVPNNACFLALDTEGKLCYSTYQALGFQTIEVDRQQVRVFIVEQTVHSVKGVPSSCQFYLLSDGHLAKRIQVGSPGYCMIPKMPVLREKEEIEPRPVFGKKPLVWEEDLELSSRFLDRKEELRVRHAGYLRQHPEARALVADFLLFLLLRQPRDVVAFAAEHFGPFASRRPPPPALRSSTRRSPFRSPSPGRPPA; the protein is encoded by the exons ATGGAGGTAGATGTGTGGCCGCAAAG ATTTACCTGCTCTGGACGTTTCACATACGTGGCATCAggcaatatgtggtcttttgtgaccaGCTCCTCTCCCTCGGCATATCCTCAAG GCCACAGAGCCAAGGACCACCAGTCTCCAGCCCAAGGGAGCCTGGCAGCCCCAGAGGCCAATGCTGAAGCCATCCACTTCCTCAGCAACCTCC AACAGGAGGAGCTGCAGATGTTGATGTTCTCCGAGACGCTGGCCATGGTCTCGGACACGGGGGAGCCCGAGGGAGAGCTGACCATTGAGGTCCAGAGAGGAAAATACAAAGACGAGCTGGGCGTGATGTCCTCGTGCGTCCTGGTGCACGCCTTCAGCCGCGGCTTCATGGACAGAATGCTCTGCGGGAACTCCCTCTTGG GTTACCTCTCGTGGAAACTGCATATCATGGAGCAACATAGTCAGGAGTTCATCAAG TTTCACATCCTCCCCATGGAGCACAAGATGAGTTTGGTGAAGCAGGATGACCAGCTGACCATGACCAGGAGCGTCAAGGAGGGTGAG GAAATGAAGACCGAAGTGACTTTTTTCCCGGGGAGCTCAACCGTAGGCTTCATCTCCCAGGCTGCCAACCTGGTGTTGCTGAGGGTGATGGCCTGGCGGCAGACGGTGCCCAACAATGCCTGCTTCCTGGCCTTGGACACGGAGGGCAAACTGTGCTACTCCACTTAC CAAGCCCTGGGCTTCCAGACCATTGAAGTGGACCGCCAGCAGGTGCGAGTGTTCATCGTGGAGCAGACCGTCCACTCGGTGAAAGGCGTCCCCAGCTCCTGCCAGTTTTACCTGCTCTCGGACGG GCACTTGGCCAAGAGAATCCAGGTGGGTTCCCCCGGCTACTGCATGATCCCCAAGATGCCTGTCTTGAGGGAGAAGG AGGAGATTGAGCCCCGCCCCGTATTTGGGAAGAAGCCCCTGGTGTGGGAGGAGGATCTGGAGCTCTCCTCGAGGTTCCTGGACCGGAAG GAGGAGCTCCGCGTCAGGCACGCCGGCTACCTGCGGCAACACCCCGAGGCCCGGGCGCTGGTCGCCGACTTCCTGCTCTTCCTGCTGCTGCGCCAGCCCCGCGACGTGGTCGCCTTCGCCGCCGAGCACTTCGGGCCCTTCGCgagccgccgcccgccgccgcccgccctgcGCTCCTCCACGCGGCGCAGCCCCTTCCGCTCGCCGAGCCCGGGGCGCCCCCCCGCCTAG
- the CATIP gene encoding ciliogenesis-associated TTC17-interacting protein isoform X3, whose product MLKPSTSSATSEELQMLMFSETLAMVSDTGEPEGELTIEVQRGKYKDELGVMSSCVLVHAFSRGFMDRMLCGNSLLGYLSWKLHIMEQHSQEFIKFHILPMEHKMSLVKQDDQLTMTRSVKEGEEMKTEVTFFPGSSTVGFISQAANLVLLRVMAWRQTVPNNACFLALDTEGKLCYSTYQALGFQTIEVDRQQVRVFIVEQTVHSVKGVPSSCQFYLLSDGHLAKRIQVGSPGYCMIPKMPVLREKEEIEPRPVFGKKPLVWEEDLELSSRFLDRKEELRVRHAGYLRQHPEARALVADFLLFLLLRQPRDVVAFAAEHFGPFASRRPPPPALRSSTRRSPFRSPSPGRPPA is encoded by the exons ATGCTGAAGCCATCCACTTCCTCAGCAACCTCC GAGGAGCTGCAGATGTTGATGTTCTCCGAGACGCTGGCCATGGTCTCGGACACGGGGGAGCCCGAGGGAGAGCTGACCATTGAGGTCCAGAGAGGAAAATACAAAGACGAGCTGGGCGTGATGTCCTCGTGCGTCCTGGTGCACGCCTTCAGCCGCGGCTTCATGGACAGAATGCTCTGCGGGAACTCCCTCTTGG GTTACCTCTCGTGGAAACTGCATATCATGGAGCAACATAGTCAGGAGTTCATCAAG TTTCACATCCTCCCCATGGAGCACAAGATGAGTTTGGTGAAGCAGGATGACCAGCTGACCATGACCAGGAGCGTCAAGGAGGGTGAG GAAATGAAGACCGAAGTGACTTTTTTCCCGGGGAGCTCAACCGTAGGCTTCATCTCCCAGGCTGCCAACCTGGTGTTGCTGAGGGTGATGGCCTGGCGGCAGACGGTGCCCAACAATGCCTGCTTCCTGGCCTTGGACACGGAGGGCAAACTGTGCTACTCCACTTAC CAAGCCCTGGGCTTCCAGACCATTGAAGTGGACCGCCAGCAGGTGCGAGTGTTCATCGTGGAGCAGACCGTCCACTCGGTGAAAGGCGTCCCCAGCTCCTGCCAGTTTTACCTGCTCTCGGACGG GCACTTGGCCAAGAGAATCCAGGTGGGTTCCCCCGGCTACTGCATGATCCCCAAGATGCCTGTCTTGAGGGAGAAGG AGGAGATTGAGCCCCGCCCCGTATTTGGGAAGAAGCCCCTGGTGTGGGAGGAGGATCTGGAGCTCTCCTCGAGGTTCCTGGACCGGAAG GAGGAGCTCCGCGTCAGGCACGCCGGCTACCTGCGGCAACACCCCGAGGCCCGGGCGCTGGTCGCCGACTTCCTGCTCTTCCTGCTGCTGCGCCAGCCCCGCGACGTGGTCGCCTTCGCCGCCGAGCACTTCGGGCCCTTCGCgagccgccgcccgccgccgcccgccctgcGCTCCTCCACGCGGCGCAGCCCCTTCCGCTCGCCGAGCCCGGGGCGCCCCCCCGCCTAG
- the CATIP gene encoding ciliogenesis-associated TTC17-interacting protein isoform X2, with protein MSSKLQSTGHRAKDHQSPAQGSLAAPEANAEAIHFLSNLQQEELQMLMFSETLAMVSDTGEPEGELTIEVQRGKYKDELGVMSSCVLVHAFSRGFMDRMLCGNSLLGYLSWKLHIMEQHSQEFIKFHILPMEHKMSLVKQDDQLTMTRSVKEGEEMKTEVTFFPGSSTVGFISQAANLVLLRVMAWRQTVPNNACFLALDTEGKLCYSTYQALGFQTIEVDRQQVRVFIVEQTVHSVKGVPSSCQFYLLSDGHLAKRIQVGSPGYCMIPKMPVLREKEEIEPRPVFGKKPLVWEEDLELSSRFLDRKEELRVRHAGYLRQHPEARALVADFLLFLLLRQPRDVVAFAAEHFGPFASRRPPPPALRSSTRRSPFRSPSPGRPPA; from the exons ATGTCCTCTAAACTTCAATCCACAG GCCACAGAGCCAAGGACCACCAGTCTCCAGCCCAAGGGAGCCTGGCAGCCCCAGAGGCCAATGCTGAAGCCATCCACTTCCTCAGCAACCTCC AACAGGAGGAGCTGCAGATGTTGATGTTCTCCGAGACGCTGGCCATGGTCTCGGACACGGGGGAGCCCGAGGGAGAGCTGACCATTGAGGTCCAGAGAGGAAAATACAAAGACGAGCTGGGCGTGATGTCCTCGTGCGTCCTGGTGCACGCCTTCAGCCGCGGCTTCATGGACAGAATGCTCTGCGGGAACTCCCTCTTGG GTTACCTCTCGTGGAAACTGCATATCATGGAGCAACATAGTCAGGAGTTCATCAAG TTTCACATCCTCCCCATGGAGCACAAGATGAGTTTGGTGAAGCAGGATGACCAGCTGACCATGACCAGGAGCGTCAAGGAGGGTGAG GAAATGAAGACCGAAGTGACTTTTTTCCCGGGGAGCTCAACCGTAGGCTTCATCTCCCAGGCTGCCAACCTGGTGTTGCTGAGGGTGATGGCCTGGCGGCAGACGGTGCCCAACAATGCCTGCTTCCTGGCCTTGGACACGGAGGGCAAACTGTGCTACTCCACTTAC CAAGCCCTGGGCTTCCAGACCATTGAAGTGGACCGCCAGCAGGTGCGAGTGTTCATCGTGGAGCAGACCGTCCACTCGGTGAAAGGCGTCCCCAGCTCCTGCCAGTTTTACCTGCTCTCGGACGG GCACTTGGCCAAGAGAATCCAGGTGGGTTCCCCCGGCTACTGCATGATCCCCAAGATGCCTGTCTTGAGGGAGAAGG AGGAGATTGAGCCCCGCCCCGTATTTGGGAAGAAGCCCCTGGTGTGGGAGGAGGATCTGGAGCTCTCCTCGAGGTTCCTGGACCGGAAG GAGGAGCTCCGCGTCAGGCACGCCGGCTACCTGCGGCAACACCCCGAGGCCCGGGCGCTGGTCGCCGACTTCCTGCTCTTCCTGCTGCTGCGCCAGCCCCGCGACGTGGTCGCCTTCGCCGCCGAGCACTTCGGGCCCTTCGCgagccgccgcccgccgccgcccgccctgcGCTCCTCCACGCGGCGCAGCCCCTTCCGCTCGCCGAGCCCGGGGCGCCCCCCCGCCTAG
- the PNKD gene encoding probable hydrolase PNKD isoform X3 produces the protein MKAVGLAWYSLYTRTWLGYLFYRQQLRRARNRYPKGHSRTQARLFNGVKVLPIPVLSDNYSYLIIDTQARLAVAVDPSDPQAVQASIEKEGVNLVAILCTHKHWDHSGGNRDLSRRHQDCRVYGSPQDGIPYLTHPLCHQDVVSVGRLQIRALATPGHTQGHLVYLLDGEPYKGPSCLFSGDLLFLSGCGRTFEGTAETMLSSLDTVLGLEDDTLLWPGHEYAEENLGFAGVVEPENLARERKMQWVQRQRMERKSTCPSTLGEERSYNPFLRTHCLVLQEALGPGPGPTGDDGYSRAQLLEKLRQLKDLHKSK, from the exons GTACAGCCTGTACACCCGCACCTGGCTCGGGTACCTCTTCTACCGCCAGCAGCTGCGCAGGGCTCGGAATCGCTACCCCAAAGGCCACTCCAGAACCCAGGCCCGCCTCTTCAACG GAGTGAAGGTGCTTCCCATCCCCGTCCTCTCAGACAACTACAGCTACCTCATCATCGACACCCAGGCCCGGCTGGCTGTGGCTGTGGACCCCTCTGACCCTCAGGCCGTgcag gcTTCCATCGAAAAGGAGGGTGTTAATTTGGTTGCCATCCTCTGCACCCACAAGCACTG GGACCACAGTGGAGGGAACCGTGACCTCAGCCGGCGGCACCAGGACTGTCGGGTGTATGGGAGCCCTCAGGACGGCATCCCCTACCTCACCCA TCCCTTGTGTCATCAAGATGTGGTTAGCGTGGGACGGCTTCAGATCCGGGCTCTGGCCACCCCTGGCCACACGCAAGGCCATCTGGTCTACCTGCTGGACGGGGAGCCCTACAAgggtccctcctgcctcttctcaGGGGACCTGCTCTTCCTCTCTGGCTGTG GACGGACCTTTGAGGGTACCGCAGAGACCATGCTGAGCTCCCTGGACACGGTGCTGGGGCTGGAGGATGACACTCTGCTGTGGCCTG GTCATGAGTATGCGGAAGAGAACCTGGGCTTTGCGGGTGTGGTGGAGCCCGAGAACCTGGCCCGGGAGAGGAAGATGCAGTGGGTCCAGAGGCAGCGAATGGAGCGCAAGAGCACG TGCCCGTCCACCCTGGGAGAGGAGCGCTCCTACAACCCATTCCTGAGGACCCACTGCCTGGTGCTGCAGGAGGCTCtggggccaggcccaggccccactGGGGATGACGGCTACTCCCGGGCCCAGCTCCTGGAGAAGCTCCGGCAGCTGAAAGACCTGCACAAGAGCAAGTGA